Proteins encoded within one genomic window of Thermodesulfobacteriota bacterium:
- the rpmG gene encoding 50S ribosomal protein L33, with translation MGDNVIVVALACSECKRRNYSTTKNKQVHREKIELKKYCKWCKKHVDHKETK, from the coding sequence ATGGGTGATAATGTAATCGTGGTTGCTCTCGCCTGCAGCGAGTGCAAGAGAAGAAACTATTCTACGACGAAGAATAAACAGGTTCACAGGGAAAAGATCGAGCTTAAGAAGTACTGCAAGTGGTGCAAGAAGCACGTCGATCACAAAGAAACCAAGTAG